From Halotia branconii CENA392, the proteins below share one genomic window:
- a CDS encoding glutathione S-transferase family protein — MLELYQWELSQYSEKVRLILDFKGLDYRKIEVAPGIGQVELFRLTGQRQVPVLKDGNKYIADSTEIAKYLDLEYPERPLIPKDPKQKGLCLLIEEWADESIGIKGRKALFSAISQDQNFRKSLLPTSTPDVLKTLVGGVPSDLLTALGFGVGYSPDAIKSAIADLKQDLEALTLLLTDSPYLTGDEPTLADLAVAGLSMILKFPEGSYLDLPASIRGKGVPALAHNPNYELFFTWRDRLYTQFRKPLIPTAGSGSAPTAIQID; from the coding sequence ATGTTAGAATTATACCAATGGGAACTATCTCAATATTCAGAAAAAGTACGCCTAATTCTAGATTTTAAAGGGCTGGATTATCGAAAAATAGAGGTTGCGCCTGGAATCGGACAAGTAGAATTATTCCGACTAACTGGTCAAAGACAAGTTCCAGTCTTGAAAGATGGTAATAAATATATTGCTGATTCCACAGAAATAGCTAAGTATTTAGACTTAGAATATCCAGAACGCCCATTAATACCAAAAGACCCAAAGCAAAAGGGTTTATGTTTATTGATAGAAGAATGGGCAGATGAATCAATAGGCATTAAAGGTAGGAAAGCTTTATTCTCTGCGATTAGTCAAGATCAAAATTTCCGCAAATCCTTATTACCCACCTCAACACCAGACGTACTCAAAACCCTAGTAGGAGGAGTACCCAGTGATTTACTTACAGCTTTAGGATTTGGGGTAGGTTATAGTCCAGATGCGATTAAATCAGCGATCGCTGACTTAAAGCAAGACTTAGAAGCGTTAACTTTATTATTGACAGATAGTCCTTATTTAACTGGGGATGAACCGACTTTAGCTGACTTGGCAGTAGCAGGTTTATCAATGATCTTAAAATTTCCTGAAGGGTCATATTTAGATTTACCAGCATCAATCCGAGGTAAAGGAGTTCCAGCCTTAGCGCATAATCCCAATTATGAATTATTCTTCACTTGGCGCGATCGCCTCTATACCCAATTTCGTAAACCGCTAATCCCTACAGCTGGATCTGGAAGCGCCCCCACGGCAATTCAAATTGATTAG
- a CDS encoding RNA polymerase sigma factor, RpoD/SigA family, whose amino-acid sequence MPTVNTQSENLNTKFTADMVRTYLREIGRVPLLTREQEIVFGKQVQQMMKLVDAKDELAKKLDREPTLVEWSELVQQSETEVKQTVAQGKRAKQKMIEANLRLVVAIAKKYQKRNMEFLDLIQEGTLGLERGVEKFDPMRGYKFSTYAYWWIRQAITRAIAQQGRTIRLPIHITEKLNKIKKVQRELAQTLGRSPSPVEIAKELELEPAQIREYLNMARQPVSLDVKVGDNQDTELQEMLEDDSPSPEYYTTQEFLRQDLNTLLAELTPQQREVVALRFGLEDGNEMSLAKVGERLNLSRERVRQLEHQALAHLRRRRANVKEYVAS is encoded by the coding sequence ATGCCTACTGTCAACACCCAAAGCGAAAACTTGAACACCAAATTTACAGCCGATATGGTGCGAACCTATCTGCGGGAAATTGGTCGTGTGCCATTGCTAACTCGTGAGCAAGAAATTGTTTTTGGCAAGCAAGTACAACAAATGATGAAGCTTGTGGATGCTAAAGACGAATTAGCGAAAAAACTGGATCGTGAACCAACTTTAGTTGAGTGGTCTGAACTTGTTCAGCAATCAGAAACTGAGGTAAAACAGACAGTTGCTCAAGGTAAACGAGCCAAGCAAAAAATGATTGAAGCGAATCTCCGCTTGGTAGTGGCGATCGCCAAAAAATATCAAAAGCGGAATATGGAGTTTCTGGATCTGATCCAAGAAGGAACTTTAGGATTAGAAAGGGGTGTAGAGAAATTTGATCCTATGAGGGGTTATAAGTTCTCGACCTACGCTTACTGGTGGATTCGCCAAGCAATCACACGAGCGATCGCTCAGCAAGGTCGGACTATTCGCTTACCAATTCACATTACCGAAAAACTGAATAAAATCAAAAAAGTGCAGCGAGAACTAGCTCAAACCTTGGGGCGATCGCCTTCTCCTGTGGAAATTGCCAAAGAATTAGAGTTAGAACCAGCTCAGATTCGTGAGTATCTCAACATGGCACGTCAACCAGTGTCTTTGGATGTGAAAGTTGGCGATAACCAAGACACTGAACTGCAAGAAATGCTGGAAGATGACAGTCCATCACCAGAGTATTACACTACTCAAGAGTTCTTGCGCCAAGACTTAAACACTCTGTTGGCAGAACTAACTCCCCAACAACGAGAAGTCGTCGCCTTGCGCTTTGGTTTAGAAGACGGTAACGAGATGTCACTGGCAAAAGTAGGTGAGCGACTGAATCTCAGCCGTGAGCGCGTCCGCCAGCTAGAACACCAAGCTCTTGCTCATCTGCGTCGCCGTCGCGCTAACGTCAAAGAGTATGTTGCTAGCTAA
- a CDS encoding helicase HerA domain-containing protein, with translation MNAAQPLGSVIEGSLTGGLEVRLHPDISVEDMRVGKFLVVQGMRSRFFCMLTDVALGTANARIIANPPSWEDTFLRDVLAGSGTYGTINLSPMLMFTPESDESFSSTNGKSTNPFLPSTTGLASFQPQTSTTMELLPVKTIPSHFSQVYEANVDDFRRVFGWEDDPQRRNFSIGKPLDMDVPVCIDLNRFVERSNGVFGKSGTGKSFLTRLLLAGVIRKNAAVNLIFDMHSEYGWEAVAEGKNVNTVKGLKQLFPGKVEVYTLDPESTKRRGVRDAQELYLSYEQVEVEDIKLCSRDLGLSDAALDNANILYNEFGKSWIVQLLNMTNEEIEMFCDEKRGHKGSIMSLQRKLLRMDSLKYMRAVCPQNYINKILQSLEAGKNVVVEFGSQSNMLSYMLVTNMITRRIHEHYVKKADKFLQSKNPCDRPTPLMITIEEAHRFLDPGVVQSTIFGTIARELRKYFVTLMVVDQRPSGIDNEVMSQIGTRITALLNDEKDIDAIFTGVSGAGGLRSVLAKLDSKQQALILGHAVPMPVVVRTRPYDSTFYAEIGDPAWEEKPDEEVFAAAELAKADLGF, from the coding sequence ATGAATGCTGCACAACCATTAGGTTCGGTAATCGAAGGTTCTTTGACTGGGGGATTAGAAGTACGATTGCACCCCGATATTTCCGTTGAAGATATGCGGGTGGGTAAGTTTTTAGTTGTGCAGGGGATGCGATCGCGTTTTTTCTGTATGCTGACAGATGTGGCGTTAGGAACTGCTAACGCCCGCATTATTGCTAATCCCCCCAGTTGGGAAGATACTTTTTTACGAGATGTTTTAGCCGGAAGCGGTACTTATGGAACTATTAACCTCTCACCGATGTTGATGTTCACTCCCGAATCTGATGAATCTTTCTCGTCCACAAACGGCAAATCGACTAATCCCTTTTTACCATCAACTACAGGTTTGGCATCATTTCAGCCCCAAACCAGCACCACGATGGAATTATTACCAGTCAAAACTATTCCCAGCCATTTTAGCCAAGTTTACGAAGCCAATGTTGACGATTTTCGCCGAGTCTTTGGTTGGGAAGATGATCCTCAAAGGCGCAACTTTTCCATCGGTAAACCGCTAGATATGGATGTCCCAGTATGTATCGATTTAAACCGTTTTGTGGAACGTAGCAATGGCGTTTTTGGTAAATCTGGTACAGGTAAATCTTTTTTGACACGCTTGCTATTAGCTGGTGTAATTCGCAAAAATGCAGCAGTCAACTTAATTTTTGACATGCACTCCGAGTATGGCTGGGAAGCAGTCGCAGAAGGGAAGAACGTCAATACAGTTAAAGGACTCAAGCAACTGTTTCCAGGGAAAGTCGAAGTCTATACCTTAGATCCCGAATCGACAAAGCGCCGGGGTGTGCGGGATGCTCAAGAACTTTATCTTAGTTATGAGCAAGTTGAAGTTGAAGATATTAAATTATGCAGTCGAGATTTAGGATTGTCGGACGCAGCTTTAGATAACGCCAACATCCTATATAACGAGTTTGGCAAATCTTGGATTGTTCAACTGCTGAACATGACTAACGAAGAAATTGAGATGTTTTGCGACGAGAAGCGAGGACATAAAGGTTCAATTATGTCTTTACAGCGCAAACTTCTACGGATGGATAGTTTAAAGTATATGCGAGCCGTTTGTCCTCAAAATTACATTAATAAAATTTTGCAATCTTTAGAAGCTGGGAAAAATGTAGTTGTAGAATTTGGTTCTCAGTCAAATATGCTCTCTTATATGTTGGTGACTAATATGATCACCAGACGGATTCATGAGCATTATGTCAAAAAAGCAGATAAATTCTTACAAAGCAAAAATCCCTGCGATCGCCCAACTCCATTAATGATTACAATAGAAGAAGCCCATCGCTTTCTTGATCCAGGAGTTGTCCAAAGTACTATCTTTGGGACGATCGCCCGCGAACTGCGGAAGTATTTTGTCACTCTCATGGTAGTTGATCAACGTCCATCGGGGATAGATAATGAAGTTATGTCCCAAATCGGGACTAGAATCACTGCTTTGCTCAATGATGAGAAAGACATTGATGCAATTTTTACTGGTGTATCAGGTGCTGGTGGACTGCGATCGGTGTTAGCAAAATTAGACTCTAAACAACAAGCCTTAATTTTAGGTCATGCCGTTCCAATGCCCGTAGTGGTGCGTACCCGTCCTTACGATTCAACCTTTTATGCAGAAATTGGCGACCCAGCTTGGGAAGAAAAGCCAGATGAAGAAGTGTTTGCCGCCGCTGAACTAGCTAAAGCCGACCTCGGTTTTTAG
- a CDS encoding fasciclin domain-containing protein, with amino-acid sequence MKANYSKLLNGLASVVGVAGVSLLITLPSKAKEATNPHPSIFSEAPYTQIQVEPVSESTKSTKQIAQGGGNSPLNPRPSIFDEPPYNRGSQTTPSETAPTPPTTTPEETPTTPPSEVPTTETPTQDKNLVAIAASNSSFTMLTKALKAAGLTQTLEGKEDFTVFAPTDAAFAKLPQDAVRDLLKPENKEVLVKLLTYHVVRGKVLSTDLKSGEVKSIEGGAINVKVDPSTGVVVNDAKVVKADITGSNGVIHAIDQVMLPPDL; translated from the coding sequence ATGAAGGCAAATTACAGCAAATTGTTGAACGGCTTGGCAAGTGTAGTAGGAGTAGCAGGCGTTAGTCTGTTGATAACTTTGCCATCTAAAGCAAAAGAAGCAACAAATCCTCACCCCAGTATTTTTAGTGAAGCTCCTTATACTCAAATTCAAGTTGAGCCTGTTTCAGAAAGCACCAAAAGCACAAAGCAAATAGCCCAAGGTGGCGGAAACAGCCCATTAAATCCTCGGCCTAGTATTTTTGATGAGCCTCCTTATAACCGTGGTAGTCAGACTACCCCTAGCGAAACTGCACCCACCCCACCAACTACTACCCCGGAAGAAACACCTACTACACCCCCAAGCGAAGTACCAACTACTGAAACTCCTACTCAAGACAAAAACTTAGTAGCGATCGCAGCGTCAAACAGTTCTTTTACAATGTTAACCAAGGCATTAAAAGCAGCTGGATTAACACAGACTCTTGAAGGTAAAGAAGACTTCACAGTTTTTGCACCGACTGACGCTGCTTTTGCTAAATTGCCACAAGATGCAGTGCGAGATTTATTAAAGCCAGAGAATAAAGAAGTACTAGTAAAACTTTTAACCTATCATGTTGTGCGTGGTAAGGTATTGTCCACCGATTTAAAATCTGGTGAAGTGAAAAGCATTGAAGGTGGTGCTATCAACGTCAAAGTTGATCCTAGTACTGGCGTGGTTGTCAATGATGCCAAAGTTGTTAAAGCAGATATTACAGGTAGTAACGGTGTAATCCATGCAATTGATCAGGTGATGTTACCTCCTGATTTGTAG
- a CDS encoding aldo/keto reductase, which yields MKTRKLGSQGLEVSQLGLGCMGMSEFYGSRDEQEAIATIHRALELGLNFLDTADMYGPFTNEKLVGRAIKDRRDQVVLATKFGNVRTEDGGWKGVNGRPEYVHQACDASLQRLGVEVIDLYYQHRVDSNVPIEDTVGAMKELVQQGKVRYLGLSEAAPATIRRAQAVHPITALQSEYSLWTREPEDEILATVRELGIGFVAYSPLGRGFLSGAITRFEDLAADDYRRNNPRFQGENFSKNLQLVEKVKEIAEHKQVTSSQLALAWLMAQGEDIVPIPGTKRRTYLEDNIAATEIVLTPDELNQIETAAPKGITAGDRYPDMSTVNR from the coding sequence ATGAAAACTAGAAAACTAGGCAGTCAAGGGCTAGAAGTTTCCCAATTGGGACTTGGTTGTATGGGAATGTCTGAATTTTATGGTAGTCGTGATGAACAAGAAGCGATCGCTACTATCCATCGGGCGTTAGAACTGGGATTAAATTTTCTCGATACTGCTGATATGTATGGGCCTTTCACCAACGAAAAATTAGTCGGTAGAGCAATCAAAGATCGTCGAGATCAAGTAGTACTCGCAACCAAATTTGGTAATGTTCGTACCGAAGACGGTGGCTGGAAAGGAGTTAATGGCAGACCTGAATATGTTCATCAAGCTTGCGATGCTTCACTCCAACGTTTGGGAGTAGAGGTGATTGATTTATACTATCAACATCGAGTTGATTCAAATGTGCCGATAGAAGATACTGTCGGAGCAATGAAAGAGTTAGTACAGCAAGGTAAAGTTCGTTATCTGGGACTATCAGAAGCTGCCCCGGCGACAATTCGACGGGCGCAAGCAGTTCATCCAATTACCGCCCTACAATCAGAGTATTCACTGTGGACTCGTGAGCCAGAAGATGAAATTCTAGCGACTGTACGGGAATTAGGAATTGGATTTGTGGCCTACAGTCCCCTTGGTCGTGGGTTTTTATCAGGAGCCATTACTCGTTTTGAAGACCTAGCAGCAGATGATTACCGTAGAAATAACCCGCGTTTTCAAGGCGAGAACTTCTCTAAAAATCTGCAATTAGTAGAAAAAGTCAAGGAAATTGCTGAACACAAGCAAGTTACATCTAGTCAACTAGCTTTGGCATGGCTAATGGCTCAAGGTGAAGATATTGTACCGATTCCTGGTACAAAGCGACGCACTTATTTAGAAGACAACATTGCAGCTACCGAGATTGTTCTCACTCCAGACGAGCTAAATCAGATTGAAACCGCTGCACCTAAAGGTATTACCGCAGGCGATCGCTATCCTGATATGAGTACCGTCAACCGATAA